The sequence TCACAGCTGAAATCCCAATATCACGTAATTCTCTAAAAAAAGCGCCCGCTCCAGCAGCATCACCTTCGTGCGTGACCATATTGGCAGCAACATATACTTTTGCTTGATGTTCTTTGGCGTATGCAACACCTTCACGCATTTCATCGTAGGTGAAGTTTCCAGCACGAGAACGTAAGCCATAGGCCTCTCCACCAATATAAACAGCATCTGCACCATAATGAATAGCTGTTTTTAATTTTTCTAATGTTCCTGCGGGTGCTAAAACCTCAGGTCTAATCAATTCTTTTTTCATACTGACACACTCCTATTTCACTTCTTCGGGATCCATTAAGAAGAATCCAGTATCGATGCTACGTTCTTGTGGATGTAATACCTGCAATTGGCTATCAAATTCAACTAAATGTTGTTCAGTTAATTCGCCTTTTTCTAGCAGTTTTTTCACACCAACGAATAATTCTGCAATTGCTACAAAAGCTGATTCTGATACAAACAAACCGTCTAATTTCCACGATGTAATATTGATGGCGCTTAAACGATCCATATAGCCCATCAAATTGACATCATGATTCGCAAAAATATGCGTACCATTCACGTCTTCATAAATTGAATACTGTGTATCTTTTTTACGCGGCTCTGAGATAAACAACCCTCGTTCTTTACCAACTGATTCATCTGTCTTAACGTAATTAAGATAATTTTGAATGAGCGGTCGTCGCGATTGATGAATACAAGCAGCACCATAGACTAAAAATGTCGCAGGAACTTCTAATGCTGGTGTTAGTTTAACAAGTTCTTCGTATGGGACTTCATGAGCCAACATACCACCCACAGCTCCACGTTTTGCCCAAAAATTAATTTGGCGTGCACTTACTACCATTGTTTGTGCATCATAAATATAAGGTAGCGCGTATTCAGGTTGCTTCATTACCTGAAAAACACCAGGGTCTCCTGCCATAATTTCATCTACACCGATTTTCTTTAAAAAGGCTAGATAATCAGGAATCGCTTCCATTTGCTGATTATGCATCAAACTATTAACCATTACACAAACTTTCGCATCATATGTATGCGCTAACTTCACTAATTGTTCTTGTTCTATTCGATTGAATGACTGCCCTAATCGTAAACCAAATTGATCTTCCCCAAATAAAAGTTTATTCACACCGGCTTTTAACAACGCCTCAGCTTGTTCCAACGATTTAATCGTTGTGCTGATTTCTATCATATTCAGTTCCTCCTCGAGTTACAGCTTCTACTTGTTCAGTTTAACAAAATGCCTTCCTTTCAAACAGAGTAATAACCAGAATAGCATAAAAAAAGTAGTAATTGTGACTATATTTTGTACATATATTACCCTAAATACAAAAAAAAGCTTATTTTCGTCGCGAGCGACAAAAACAAACTTTTTATAACTTTAATTTTTAATCATTTAGAAGATTAGACTTCTGTTAACACTAATGAAGCGGCACCGATCATACCTGCATCATTGCCTAATGTTGCTAATGAAATTTTCGTACTGTGTTTCACTGTGCTGAAAACATTTTTTTCAAACTCATCGCGAACAGGATCTAAAAGAATATCGCCTGCTGCTGAAACACCACCACCGATAACAATGCATGCTGGATTTAAAATATTACCAATATGACTTAAGGCAAAACCGAGGGCAGATGACACATAAGCTACAACTTCTTCTGCAAAAGGATCATACCCTTTTGCTGCATCAAATACATCTTTTGCTGATACTCGATTGTTCAATAAGACATCATCGCGTAATTTTGAGTTTGCTTTTGATGTGGGGGCTTTATGGCGTGCAACATGCATAACGCCTGTTGCAGAAGCAATTGTTTCTAAACAGCCACTTTTACCACACGTACAAGCAAAGCCATTTTCACGCGCAACAGTGACATGTCCAATTTCGCCACCTGCTCCTGCAACACCACGAACGATACGGTTATTCGCAATAACACCACCACCAACACCTGTACCAAGTGTCACAAAAACAACGTCTGGTTCACCGCCACCCGCACCTTTCCATGCTTCACCTAATGCTGCAACGTTTGCATCATTGTCTAAAAAGACCGGTAAA comes from Brochothrix thermosphacta DSM 20171 = FSL F6-1036 and encodes:
- a CDS encoding peptidase U32 family protein; translation: MIEISTTIKSLEQAEALLKAGVNKLLFGEDQFGLRLGQSFNRIEQEQLVKLAHTYDAKVCVMVNSLMHNQQMEAIPDYLAFLKKIGVDEIMAGDPGVFQVMKQPEYALPYIYDAQTMVVSARQINFWAKRGAVGGMLAHEVPYEELVKLTPALEVPATFLVYGAACIHQSRRPLIQNYLNYVKTDESVGKERGLFISEPRKKDTQYSIYEDVNGTHIFANHDVNLMGYMDRLSAINITSWKLDGLFVSESAFVAIAELFVGVKKLLEKGELTEQHLVEFDSQLQVLHPQERSIDTGFFLMDPEEVK
- a CDS encoding ROK family glucokinase; translation: MVKKLIGIDVGGTSVKFAVVSTKGEIEEKWSIKTNISDAGSHIVGDIAYSLNEKLAELKLSKSDITGIGMGTPGSINYTDGTVVNAFNLNWTTVQPISKSLQALTGLPVFLDNDANVAALGEAWKGAGGGEPDVVFVTLGTGVGGGVIANNRIVRGVAGAGGEIGHVTVARENGFACTCGKSGCLETIASATGVMHVARHKAPTSKANSKLRDDVLLNNRVSAKDVFDAAKGYDPFAEEVVAYVSSALGFALSHIGNILNPACIVIGGGVSAAGDILLDPVRDEFEKNVFSTVKHSTKISLATLGNDAGMIGAASLVLTEV